TTTGCAATATCAAAGGCGTATTCGTAGAATATTGTAGGTTCGGTATACGTGTATGATATATTCTTACAACCTGATTGTTGCGCAAGCTCTACAGCCTCTTCAGGGGTTATCACCTTCCCGGAAATATCTTTTTTGTCCCTGTATGTTTGAGAAATTTCATAATTCTGACAGTGAAGACATTGGAAATTACATCCTGCCGTCGCAATGGAGAATGCCTTAGAGCCGGGAAAGAAGTGAAAAAGAGGTTTTTTTTCTATCGGGTCAACATGATAAGCACAGGGCATGTTGTACACGAGAGTATACAGGGTTCCTTGCCTGTTTTCTCTTACCGTACATATTCCGTGTTTGCCATTGGCAATAATGCATCTGTGCCTGCAGAGTCTGCACTGAACCTTCCTGCCTTCCAATTTTTCATAGAATGAAGCTTCCTGCATTATCCGAAAAAGATCCTTGCCACATCATCCATATTTTTTACAGGTATAAATTTTATCTTATTTTTTACATACCCCGGGATTTCCACAAGCTCTTTCATGTTTTCCTCAGGTATTATTACCGTTTCCATCCGGGACCTGAGCGCGGCCAGGGTTTTTTCTTTTAAACCACCTATGGGTAATATCCTGCCCGTGAGAGTAATCTCACCGGTCATCGCAGTTTTTCTGTTAAGCGGTTTTTTTGTGATAGCGCTGATCATGGCCACGGCCATGGTAATACCTGCCGAGGGCCCGTCTTTAGGAATTGCGCCCTGAGGTATATGGACGTGCATCTCAAGGGTATCGAATATCTCCGGGTTTATCCCGAGGATTTCAGCCTTTGATTTTATATAAGTCAACGCAGCCTGTGCAGACTCTTTCATAACATCGCCCATGTTGCCTGTGAGGATAAGAAGATCTTTTTTTCCTTTCCGGCCGGATGCTTCAATAAAGAGCACATCCCCGCCGAACTCAGTCCAGGCAAGGCCGCTTGCAACGCCTGCAATGTCCTGCCCATAATCGCCTTCCGGGATGAATTTCGACGGCCCTGAGTATTTATGGAGATTTTTTGTGGTTATTATGGTTTTTTCTTTATTCCCTTCAGCTATTTTTTTTGCTGCCTTTCTCCCGATTGATGCTATCTCCCTCTCAAGATTCCTCAGGCCTGCCTCTCTCGTGTAATCCAGTATGATTTTTGTGATGGCATGATCGGCAAAGGCAAGATACTTTTCTTTCAAACCGTTCTCTTTGAGCTGCTTGGGAATAAGGTACTTTTTTGCAATAGCCAGCTTTTCCTTCTCCGTATAGCCGGACAGGGGTATAACCTCCATCCTGTCCCTTAAGGCAGAGGGAATGGTATCAACCCTGTTTGCCGTTGTTATGAACATTACCTTTGAAAGGTCAAAGGGTAGGTTAAGGTAGTGGTCGCTGAAGGCATTGTTCTGTTCAGGATCGAGCACTTCAAGAAGCGCGCTGGCAGGATCTCCCCTGAAATCCATGCCTATTTTGTCAATCTCATCCATCATGAATACAGGGTTATTTGACTTTGCCTGCTTTAATCCCTGGATGATTCTGCCCGGCATAGAGCCCACGTATGTTCTTCTGTGTCCCCGTATCTCAGCTTCATCCTTCATGCCGCCCAGGGAAATCCTCACAAATTTTCTGCCAAGAGCCCGTGCGATTGACTTACCCAGAGATGTCTTACCTACTCCCGGGGGTCCGACAAAACATAGAATAGGACCTTTCATCTCACCTTTGAGCTTAATGACACTTAGGAATTCAAGAATCCTTTCTTTGACCTTTTCGAGGTCGTAATGATCTTCATTGAGTACCAGTTTTGCTGCTTTTATCTCGATATTGTCCTTGGTAGACACGCTCCAGGGCAGTTCCACGAGCCATTCGATATATGTCCGCAACATTGAGGACTCTATCGCATCGGGATGCATCATGTCGAGCCGTTCAAGCTGTTTCTTTGTTTCTTTTTCAACATCCTTCGGCATCTTTGCCTTCTTAATACGCTTCTGCAGGTCTTCTATCTCTTCCGTTCTTTCGTCAGCTTCTCCAAGCTCGTTTTTTATTGCCTTCATCTGCTCCCGCAGGAAATAGTCTCTCTGGCTCTTTGTCATCTCATCCTTTGCCTGAGAGAGTATCTTTGCCTGCA
The sequence above is a segment of the Pseudomonadota bacterium genome. Coding sequences within it:
- the lon gene encoding endopeptidase La; the protein is MMESETIKIPDTIPLLPVRDMVMYPSVILPLFVGRDMSINAVEKSLSKDRLIIVVAQKDLTDEDPLPGRIYSVGVVSQIMRMLRLPDGRVKVLIQGLKKAIVKEYVQETPTFIVRIEVIEEPLITEITLEIEALMRYVKEEMEKVVSMGRMVPPDILMVLDTIDEPGKLADIAAANLGLTVEKAQEILEIMDPIARLKKLSEILGKEIELLNMQAKILSQAKDEMTKSQRDYFLREQMKAIKNELGEADERTEEIEDLQKRIKKAKMPKDVEKETKKQLERLDMMHPDAIESSMLRTYIEWLVELPWSVSTKDNIEIKAAKLVLNEDHYDLEKVKERILEFLSVIKLKGEMKGPILCFVGPPGVGKTSLGKSIARALGRKFVRISLGGMKDEAEIRGHRRTYVGSMPGRIIQGLKQAKSNNPVFMMDEIDKIGMDFRGDPASALLEVLDPEQNNAFSDHYLNLPFDLSKVMFITTANRVDTIPSALRDRMEVIPLSGYTEKEKLAIAKKYLIPKQLKENGLKEKYLAFADHAITKIILDYTREAGLRNLEREIASIGRKAAKKIAEGNKEKTIITTKNLHKYSGPSKFIPEGDYGQDIAGVASGLAWTEFGGDVLFIEASGRKGKKDLLILTGNMGDVMKESAQAALTYIKSKAEILGINPEIFDTLEMHVHIPQGAIPKDGPSAGITMAVAMISAITKKPLNRKTAMTGEITLTGRILPIGGLKEKTLAALRSRMETVIIPEENMKELVEIPGYVKNKIKFIPVKNMDDVARIFFG